The following are from one region of the Rosettibacter firmus genome:
- the murI gene encoding glutamate racemase translates to MNFMNRTNPIGFFDSGIGGLTVVKSVIELLPNENIVYFGDTARVPYGNKSNETVIEYSLQAANFLLRKNIKLLVVACNTASSVALKELRRFLTIPVIGMIEPGSKMALQETKNGNIGVIGTISTINNKAYSNQIKKLNPKVKVFEKACPLFVPLAEEGWINHKATELIAREYLKELKEKKIDTLVLACTHYPILSDVIQKVIGKNVKLVHSGEPAAKIIEEYLNGRGLRNTSNQLGKREFYVSDVPNKFNEIAERFLGTKIKHLYKVELDELTND, encoded by the coding sequence ATGAACTTCATGAATAGAACAAATCCAATTGGTTTTTTCGATTCGGGAATTGGAGGTCTTACAGTTGTTAAATCTGTAATTGAACTTCTACCAAATGAAAATATTGTTTATTTCGGTGATACTGCTCGTGTACCTTATGGTAATAAATCAAATGAAACTGTAATTGAATATTCACTTCAGGCAGCAAATTTTCTTTTAAGAAAAAATATCAAACTTCTTGTGGTTGCGTGTAATACTGCATCTTCGGTTGCACTTAAAGAACTGAGAAGATTTCTTACAATTCCTGTAATTGGTATGATAGAACCTGGTTCGAAAATGGCTCTTCAAGAAACAAAAAATGGAAATATTGGAGTAATAGGAACAATCTCAACCATTAATAACAAAGCATACTCCAATCAAATAAAAAAATTAAATCCCAAAGTTAAAGTGTTTGAAAAAGCCTGTCCACTTTTTGTTCCCTTAGCAGAAGAAGGCTGGATAAATCATAAAGCAACAGAATTAATAGCCAGAGAATATTTAAAAGAATTAAAAGAAAAAAAAATTGATACTCTTGTTTTAGCCTGCACTCATTATCCAATCCTTTCTGATGTAATTCAAAAAGTTATTGGTAAAAATGTTAAACTTGTTCACTCAGGTGAACCTGCCGCAAAAATAATTGAAGAATATCTGAATGGTAGAGGTTTAAGAAATACATCGAATCAGCTTGGCAAAAGAGAATTTTATGTAAGTGATGTCCCGAATAAATTTAATGAAATAGCAGAAAGATTTTTAGGAACAAAAATTAAACATCTTTACAAAGTTGAATTAGATGAATTAACCAATGATTAA
- a CDS encoding NUDIX hydrolase, with protein MNFKMIKSNIVFEGKVFSVKVDDIQYNGSGNLATRQVAVHPGGAVIVPLLNNGKIIFVKQYRYPHNETIIELPAGKLDKDEDPLNCAIRELKEETGYTSKNIIKLGKIYTTPGFCNEVLHIFLAENLEEGDHQREEGEEGMELLELTLEEAEDKIKKGEIVDAKTICGITMLKLHKGI; from the coding sequence ATGAATTTCAAAATGATTAAAAGCAATATAGTATTCGAAGGAAAAGTATTCAGTGTTAAAGTCGACGATATTCAGTATAATGGCTCTGGAAATTTAGCAACAAGGCAGGTTGCTGTTCATCCAGGAGGGGCAGTGATTGTTCCACTTTTAAACAATGGCAAAATAATTTTTGTAAAGCAATATCGTTATCCTCATAACGAAACTATAATTGAACTTCCTGCAGGTAAATTAGATAAAGATGAAGATCCACTGAATTGTGCCATAAGAGAATTAAAGGAAGAAACAGGATACACTTCTAAAAATATTATTAAGCTTGGTAAAATTTACACAACACCAGGATTCTGCAACGAAGTTCTACATATTTTTCTTGCAGAGAATTTAGAAGAAGGAGATCATCAACGAGAAGAAGGGGAAGAAGGTATGGAATTGTTAGAACTAACTCTTGAAGAAGCTGAAGATAAAATTAAAAAAGGTGAAATTGTTGATGCAAAAACAATATGCGGAATTACAATGCTTAAATTACATAAAGGTATTTAA
- the bfr gene encoding bacterioferritin, which yields MKGNEKLINVLNDLLADELTAISQYMVHSEMCNNWGYNKLHEAIEKQAIDEMHHAEWLIQRILFLEGTPIVNKLKEMKIGKSVPDFIYNDQAAEQDAIKAYNKGIALAREVGDESTAELLTKILKMEEDHVDWAETQRAQIEQMGLEGYLSNQV from the coding sequence ATGAAAGGCAACGAAAAATTGATCAATGTTCTAAATGATTTATTAGCTGATGAATTAACAGCCATCAGTCAGTATATGGTTCACTCGGAAATGTGTAACAATTGGGGCTACAACAAATTGCACGAAGCAATTGAAAAACAGGCTATTGATGAAATGCATCATGCCGAATGGTTAATTCAAAGAATTCTGTTTCTTGAAGGTACTCCAATTGTAAACAAATTAAAAGAAATGAAAATTGGAAAATCGGTGCCAGATTTTATTTATAATGATCAGGCTGCAGAGCAGGATGCTATTAAAGCTTATAATAAAGGGATTGCACTTGCAAGAGAAGTTGGTGATGAATCTACTGCAGAATTATTAACCAAAATTTTGAAAATGGAAGAAGATCACGTTGATTGGGCAGAAACTCAAAGAGCTCAAATTGAACAGATGGGACTGGAAGGTTATCTTTCAAATCAAGTGTAA
- the mgrA gene encoding L-glyceraldehyde 3-phosphate reductase translates to MNYLASDKRYESMKYNRCGKSGLKLPAISLGLWHNFGGVDVFENGRAIIRRAFDSGITHFDLANNYGPPYGSAEENFGIILKKDFKSYRDEMVISTKAGWDMWPGPYGNWGSRKYLIASLDQSLKRMGLDYVDIFYHHRPDPETPLEETMGALDQIIRSGKALYVGISQYNPEQTKKAAEILKQMGHHLLIHQPRYHMFDRWIENGLTDVLETEGIGCIVFSPLAQGLLTDKYLNGIPQGSRASKPWGFLKPEFITKDKLEKVKKLNELAKKRNQTLAQMSLAWVLRKPVVTSALIGASKIEQIDDAVGTLNNLDFSEEELKLIENILSQ, encoded by the coding sequence TTGAATTATTTAGCATCCGATAAAAGATATGAATCAATGAAATATAACCGTTGTGGAAAAAGTGGTTTAAAACTTCCGGCAATTTCACTTGGTCTATGGCATAATTTCGGTGGTGTGGATGTATTTGAAAATGGGAGAGCAATTATTCGTCGTGCTTTTGATTCAGGTATTACTCATTTTGATTTAGCAAATAATTACGGTCCTCCCTATGGTTCTGCTGAAGAAAATTTTGGTATTATACTAAAAAAAGATTTTAAAAGTTATCGCGACGAAATGGTGATTTCTACAAAAGCAGGATGGGATATGTGGCCTGGTCCTTACGGTAACTGGGGTTCTCGTAAATATTTAATTGCTTCATTAGATCAGAGTTTAAAAAGAATGGGACTGGATTACGTGGATATTTTTTATCATCATAGACCGGATCCAGAAACTCCTCTTGAAGAAACAATGGGTGCACTCGATCAAATTATTCGAAGTGGAAAAGCATTGTATGTTGGTATTTCTCAATATAATCCTGAACAAACCAAAAAAGCTGCAGAGATACTTAAGCAAATGGGTCATCATCTTCTTATTCATCAACCTCGTTATCATATGTTCGATAGATGGATTGAAAATGGATTAACAGATGTTCTCGAAACAGAAGGTATTGGATGTATCGTATTTTCTCCATTAGCACAGGGTTTACTTACTGATAAATATCTAAATGGTATACCTCAGGGCTCACGTGCTTCAAAACCGTGGGGTTTCTTAAAACCAGAATTTATTACAAAGGATAAACTTGAAAAAGTGAAGAAACTAAATGAACTCGCTAAAAAAAGAAATCAAACATTAGCACAAATGTCATTAGCCTGGGTTTTAAGAAAACCGGTCGTTACTTCTGCATTGATTGGTGCAAGCAAAATTGAACAAATTGATGATGCAGTAGGTACTCTAAACAATTTGGATTTTTCCGAAGAAGAATTAAAGCTAATCGAAAATATTTTATCTCAATAA
- a CDS encoding ABC transporter permease subunit, with product MKINNIKIIFMHQIKVNKLRLLFLLPGFMIIILMFILPTIVDYQSIQVNNYSELLSLYRQQNPLLDNNNLIIIMLTDIKLLNYLLVMSFIIPMFLTIDFIVKEKEERTIENLFSLPITDFEILLGKILVSLITTIIIIWFFYFSTLIVSYYYNYRFLLSHLFSLKWLFSIFILIPVISYFINIVAITISCLVNKYQTSQFVATLVLSPFMVFFVLISNGTLIFYNRYLIFLFVFTLITSIVFSKISIKLFNRERMLVRF from the coding sequence ATGAAGATAAATAATATTAAAATAATTTTTATGCACCAGATAAAAGTTAATAAGCTAAGATTACTTTTCTTATTACCAGGTTTTATGATAATTATTTTAATGTTTATATTGCCAACCATTGTCGATTATCAAAGTATCCAAGTAAATAATTATTCTGAATTACTTAGTTTATATCGTCAGCAAAATCCTTTACTCGATAATAATAATCTCATAATTATCATGCTTACAGATATAAAACTTTTAAATTATCTTTTAGTGATGTCATTTATTATTCCTATGTTTTTAACTATTGATTTTATAGTTAAGGAAAAAGAGGAAAGAACCATAGAGAATTTATTTTCACTACCAATTACGGATTTTGAAATTCTTTTGGGAAAAATCTTAGTTAGTTTAATTACAACAATTATTATAATCTGGTTTTTTTATTTCTCTACTCTCATAGTTTCATACTATTATAATTATAGGTTTTTATTGTCTCACTTATTTAGCCTGAAATGGCTTTTTTCTATTTTTATTTTAATTCCAGTTATATCTTATTTTATTAATATTGTAGCCATTACTATTTCGTGTTTGGTAAATAAGTATCAAACATCTCAGTTCGTAGCGACTCTCGTATTATCCCCTTTTATGGTTTTCTTTGTGTTAATAAGTAATGGCACACTCATTTTTTACAATAGGTATTTGATATTTCTTTTTGTTTTTACTTTAATTACAAGTATTGTATTCTCAAAAATTTCAATAAAATTATTTAATCGGGAAAGAATGTTAGTCAGGTTTTAG
- a CDS encoding ABC transporter ATP-binding protein codes for MILELFKVDKYLNNTLILKNINFTLSEGEIVGLIGPNGAGKTTLLRLLATLYKPDSGTITFEGNDVFVNPENFRRIIGYMPEESGFYNKLNAFENLSFYAGFFNNITRTDILNKLNEYNLNLNKKVGAFSKGQKQLLLFIKSIIHNPDILILDEPFNALDPGVRITIRETIKNFSNNNKIIIFSSHILSDLEQLCNRYIFLKKGEIVSDIRKTQENNSQGINIEELYKKIIT; via the coding sequence ATGATTTTAGAATTATTTAAGGTAGATAAATATTTAAATAATACACTTATATTGAAAAATATTAATTTCACTTTATCCGAAGGTGAAATAGTAGGGCTGATTGGACCAAATGGTGCAGGAAAAACTACATTACTAAGATTACTTGCAACCCTTTACAAACCTGATAGTGGTACTATCACTTTTGAAGGGAATGATGTCTTTGTAAATCCAGAAAATTTTAGAAGAATTATTGGATATATGCCTGAAGAATCCGGCTTTTATAATAAATTAAATGCATTTGAAAACCTAAGTTTTTATGCTGGTTTTTTTAATAATATAACCCGAACAGATATTTTGAATAAACTGAATGAATATAATCTAAACCTGAATAAAAAAGTCGGAGCTTTTTCAAAGGGACAGAAGCAATTATTATTGTTCATTAAATCTATAATACACAATCCAGATATTTTGATTTTAGACGAACCATTCAATGCTCTTGATCCAGGAGTTAGAATTACTATTAGAGAAACCATAAAGAATTTTAGTAATAATAACAAAATAATAATTTTTAGCAGTCATATATTAAGCGATTTAGAGCAACTATGTAACAGATATATTTTTTTGAAGAAAGGAGAAATAGTTTCGGACATTCGAAAAACTCAAGAAAATAATTCTCAAGGAATAAATATCGAAGAATTATATAAAAAGATAATAACATGA
- a CDS encoding YkvA family protein — protein MAYEFYDRDLKELSTVNSEKEFQEKESFIEESLWTKLEKVGNKIRFAKDVRALYRYMKDKSVPWYRKSIVIGALIYFISPIDTIPDLAPLIGYLDDLGVITAVIKFLGHELMQYYE, from the coding sequence ATGGCATACGAATTTTATGATAGGGATTTAAAAGAATTAAGCACAGTTAATTCAGAAAAAGAATTTCAAGAAAAAGAAAGTTTCATTGAAGAAAGTTTATGGACAAAGTTAGAAAAAGTTGGCAACAAAATTCGATTTGCCAAAGATGTAAGAGCATTATACCGATACATGAAAGATAAAAGTGTTCCATGGTATCGTAAATCAATTGTCATTGGTGCGTTGATTTATTTTATCAGTCCTATTGATACAATTCCAGATTTAGCACCACTAATTGGTTATCTTGATGATCTTGGAGTTATAACAGCAGTAATAAAATTTCTTGGACATGAATTGATGCAATATTATGAGTGA
- a CDS encoding S9 family peptidase, which produces MKVSIRIMFLVLMLVNISFAQQKRAMIPEDLWAMKRIGSFDLSPDGKIIAFTVTTYDIEKNKGNSDIWLIDSDGKNLRPLKTSDENESNPKFSPDGKSIAYEYKNNIWLCDLNGKNDVQLTNFYTGASGLIWSKDGKKILFVSEVYPDCIDQECNEQKDKEKEASKIKAKIIDELMFRAWNRWRDEKRSHLFLYDIEKNEYYDLILNTKFDIPPIDLGSNQDYTFSPDGKEIAFVMNMDKVIATSTNNDVFIINVSDIKKGKPAPYKKISVSKGNDNQPVYSPDGKYIAFRSMSRAGFEADKQNIILYDRATGKLRNLTEKIDLSVGQILWSPDGKYIYFDAANQIYNSIYRLNVETGDLLTFVKDGVNEDMIMSPNGELIFFKRQKTTMPSEIFALKTNGGGIEQITKLNSELLSQIQFNEPETFWSEGAQGAKVQSILIKPPFFDSKKKYPMIFLIHGGPQGHWSDDFHYRWNLQLFAAKGYVVVAPNPRGSTGYGQKFVDEISGDWGGKVYIDLMNACDFAIDNFKFIDSKNIFAAGASYGGYMINWILGHTDRFNALVSHAGVYNLESMYGTTEELWFPEWEFNGTPWTNRRLYELWSPHRYAENFKTPTLVIHGANDFRVPEGQAFELFTTLQRKGVPSKLLYFPDEYHFVTKPQNSLLWWKTVFDWFENYKEK; this is translated from the coding sequence ATGAAAGTTTCCATTAGAATTATGTTTTTGGTTTTAATGTTAGTTAATATATCATTTGCTCAGCAAAAAAGAGCAATGATTCCAGAAGACCTGTGGGCAATGAAAAGAATAGGAAGTTTTGATTTATCTCCCGATGGAAAGATAATTGCATTTACAGTTACAACTTATGACATCGAAAAAAATAAAGGGAATTCTGATATATGGTTAATAGATAGCGATGGAAAAAATTTAAGACCACTTAAAACATCTGATGAAAATGAAAGCAATCCAAAATTTTCACCGGATGGAAAATCAATTGCTTATGAGTATAAAAACAATATCTGGTTATGCGACTTAAATGGTAAAAATGATGTTCAACTTACAAACTTTTATACAGGTGCATCTGGATTAATCTGGTCAAAAGATGGAAAGAAAATCCTTTTTGTATCAGAAGTTTATCCAGATTGCATTGATCAGGAGTGCAATGAACAGAAAGATAAAGAAAAAGAAGCAAGTAAAATAAAAGCAAAAATAATTGATGAATTGATGTTTCGTGCCTGGAATAGATGGAGAGACGAGAAAAGAAGTCATCTCTTTCTTTATGATATTGAAAAGAATGAATATTACGATTTAATATTAAATACAAAATTTGATATTCCTCCGATTGATTTAGGAAGTAATCAGGATTATACTTTTTCGCCTGATGGTAAAGAAATTGCATTTGTGATGAATATGGATAAAGTTATTGCAACAAGTACAAACAATGATGTTTTTATTATTAATGTCTCTGATATAAAAAAAGGAAAACCAGCCCCTTATAAAAAAATATCTGTAAGTAAAGGAAATGATAATCAACCTGTTTATTCTCCCGATGGTAAATATATTGCTTTTCGTTCGATGAGTCGTGCCGGTTTTGAAGCTGATAAACAAAATATTATTCTTTATGATAGAGCTACTGGCAAGTTGAGAAATTTAACAGAAAAAATAGATCTATCAGTTGGTCAAATTTTATGGTCACCTGATGGTAAATACATTTACTTTGATGCTGCAAATCAAATTTATAATTCCATATATAGATTAAATGTTGAAACTGGAGATTTATTAACTTTTGTGAAAGATGGTGTTAACGAAGATATGATAATGTCTCCAAATGGAGAATTGATATTTTTCAAACGTCAGAAAACAACAATGCCTTCTGAAATATTTGCACTTAAAACAAATGGTGGTGGAATTGAACAAATAACAAAATTAAATTCAGAATTACTTTCACAAATTCAATTTAATGAACCAGAAACTTTCTGGTCTGAAGGTGCTCAAGGTGCAAAAGTTCAATCAATTTTAATTAAACCTCCATTCTTCGATTCAAAAAAGAAATATCCCATGATATTTTTGATACATGGCGGTCCTCAGGGACACTGGTCAGATGATTTTCATTATAGATGGAATCTACAATTATTTGCTGCTAAAGGTTATGTTGTGGTTGCACCAAATCCACGTGGTAGTACAGGATATGGACAAAAGTTTGTTGATGAAATTTCTGGTGATTGGGGCGGAAAAGTTTATATCGATTTGATGAATGCTTGCGATTTTGCAATTGATAATTTCAAATTTATTGATTCAAAAAATATCTTTGCAGCTGGTGCATCTTATGGTGGTTACATGATTAACTGGATTCTTGGTCATACAGATAGGTTTAATGCTCTTGTTTCTCATGCAGGTGTTTATAATTTAGAAAGTATGTATGGCACTACAGAAGAACTCTGGTTTCCTGAATGGGAATTTAATGGTACACCCTGGACAAATAGAAGATTATATGAGTTGTGGTCGCCACATCGTTATGCAGAAAATTTTAAAACTCCAACTTTAGTAATTCATGGAGCAAATGATTTTAGAGTACCAGAAGGACAGGCTTTTGAACTGTTTACAACATTGCAGAGAAAAGGTGTTCCAAGTAAATTATTATACTTCCCTGATGAATATCATTTTGTAACTAAACCACAAAATTCACTTTTGTGGTGGAAAACTGTTTTTGATTGGTTTGAAAATTATAAGGAGAAATAA
- a CDS encoding co-chaperone GroES, which translates to MINTDKIIIVGDRVLIKPEENLERTNSGLYLPPGVHEKEKVQGGYVIKVGPGYPIGIPVDDDEPWKERKSIKYFPLQAKEGDFALFLRKDAIEVEIEKQKFVIVNQSAILLLYRDEELLT; encoded by the coding sequence TTGATTAACACAGATAAAATAATAATAGTTGGAGATCGGGTTCTAATTAAACCAGAGGAAAATCTGGAACGAACCAATAGCGGTCTTTATTTACCTCCAGGTGTTCATGAAAAAGAAAAAGTACAGGGGGGTTATGTTATTAAAGTTGGGCCCGGGTATCCTATTGGTATTCCTGTTGATGATGATGAGCCCTGGAAAGAGCGAAAATCAATAAAGTATTTCCCGCTTCAAGCTAAAGAAGGCGATTTTGCATTATTCCTTCGCAAAGATGCAATTGAAGTTGAAATTGAAAAACAAAAATTCGTAATCGTAAACCAATCTGCCATTCTCCTTCTTTATAGAGACGAAGAATTACTTACTTGA
- a CDS encoding class I SAM-dependent methyltransferase: MKDFWNSRYSQTEYIYGKEPNEFLKIELQKVKPGKILFIGEGEGRNAVYAAKLGWEVDAVDFSEEAKNKALQLAKENNVIINYTTKDLADFTPKTNYYDAAGIFYLHLNEDLRKSVNKKIIEALKPNGKVILEVFEKEQIKYNSGGPKDESLLYSLEDITEDFIELDFEIFAKEKISLNEGSAHQGEAVVIRFVGIKPLFPDIHI, from the coding sequence ATGAAAGATTTTTGGAATAGCAGATATTCACAAACTGAATATATTTATGGTAAAGAACCAAATGAATTTTTAAAAATTGAATTACAAAAAGTCAAGCCCGGAAAAATTCTATTCATTGGAGAAGGGGAAGGAAGAAATGCTGTATATGCTGCTAAACTTGGCTGGGAAGTAGACGCAGTTGATTTCAGTGAAGAAGCTAAAAACAAAGCACTTCAACTTGCAAAAGAAAATAATGTAATAATTAATTACACAACTAAAGATCTTGCCGATTTTACGCCAAAAACAAATTACTACGATGCTGCTGGTATTTTTTATTTACACTTAAATGAAGACTTAAGAAAATCTGTTAATAAAAAAATTATCGAAGCATTAAAACCAAATGGAAAAGTCATTCTCGAAGTTTTTGAGAAAGAGCAAATTAAATATAATTCTGGTGGCCCTAAAGACGAATCTCTCCTTTATTCCCTCGAAGATATAACAGAAGACTTTATAGAACTTGATTTTGAAATATTCGCCAAAGAAAAAATATCCTTAAACGAGGGCTCTGCTCATCAGGGAGAAGCAGTTGTAATTAGATTTGTTGGCATCAAACCATTATTCCCAGATATCCACATATAG
- a CDS encoding TetR/AcrR family transcriptional regulator produces the protein MNVKEKILNHAEEIFFLNGFHKITMDEFASSLKMSKKTIYKYFPSKEDLVKATAHSFMQKIKSEIESVVNSKHHSIEKIVAIVNIIKNIGLHKMSEKWLEDLRHHQPSLWKEINSFRTKMINKNISIIFHQGVKEGYIIDVPHQIIINIFMSSVQSIVNPDFIMNNNFSISEAIDSTLKILINGILTEKGKKVYNKLIKNKMQVQNDSDEE, from the coding sequence ATGAATGTAAAAGAAAAAATATTAAACCACGCCGAAGAAATCTTTTTTCTGAATGGATTTCACAAAATAACAATGGATGAATTTGCATCTTCACTTAAGATGAGTAAAAAAACAATTTATAAATATTTCCCTTCAAAAGAAGATCTGGTAAAAGCAACAGCTCATTCATTTATGCAAAAAATTAAAAGTGAAATAGAAAGTGTAGTTAACAGTAAACATCACTCAATAGAAAAAATTGTTGCTATAGTTAATATCATAAAAAACATTGGCTTACATAAAATGAGTGAAAAATGGTTAGAAGATTTACGACATCATCAACCATCTTTGTGGAAAGAAATCAATTCTTTCAGAACAAAGATGATAAACAAAAACATATCAATAATATTTCATCAAGGCGTAAAAGAAGGTTATATCATTGACGTGCCTCATCAAATAATAATAAATATCTTTATGAGTTCAGTTCAATCAATTGTAAATCCAGACTTTATAATGAACAACAACTTTTCTATAAGCGAAGCAATCGACTCAACACTAAAGATACTAATTAATGGAATACTCACAGAAAAAGGGAAAAAGGTTTATAATAAATTAATCAAGAATAAAATGCAGGTTCAAAATGATTCCGATGAAGAATAA
- a CDS encoding HlyD family secretion protein: MIPMKNNSLRQLLRKSLISLYIFSLLFIYNCNNKNENYIEESGTIEATEVTLSSQVAGKVIKILKDEGDKIFAGDTILIIDQESLLLQLKQAIANRDIAKAQYELLLKGARKEDIKQAEESLKQAEANFILAKNDRDRMESLYQTNSINKRQYEEAITRYEIALAQLNSAKELYNKIKNYARPEEIAQAKANYERASASVEMIEKNIRDCYVISPINGFIVKKFVEVGENVSMMSSLVKISDLSEVKLSIYVSETDLGKVKLGQKAEIRVDSFDKVFNGTVIYISPEAEFTPKNIQTKEERTKLVFEVKIKIQNPDFELKAGMPADAKIYF, encoded by the coding sequence ATGATTCCGATGAAGAATAATTCTTTAAGACAACTTTTGAGAAAAAGTTTAATATCACTTTACATATTTTCACTTTTATTTATTTACAATTGTAATAATAAAAATGAAAATTACATTGAAGAATCTGGCACAATCGAGGCAACTGAAGTAACTCTTAGCTCGCAGGTGGCTGGAAAAGTAATTAAAATACTCAAAGACGAAGGAGATAAAATTTTTGCTGGAGATACAATTTTAATAATTGATCAAGAATCATTATTGCTACAATTAAAACAGGCAATTGCAAATAGAGATATTGCAAAAGCACAATATGAATTGTTATTAAAAGGGGCACGCAAAGAAGATATAAAACAGGCAGAAGAATCATTAAAACAAGCAGAAGCAAATTTCATTCTTGCTAAAAATGATAGAGATAGAATGGAAAGTTTGTATCAAACCAATTCAATTAATAAAAGACAATATGAAGAAGCTATAACACGATATGAAATTGCTCTTGCCCAATTGAATTCTGCTAAAGAATTATATAATAAAATTAAAAACTATGCACGACCAGAAGAAATTGCTCAGGCAAAAGCAAACTACGAAAGAGCTTCTGCTTCGGTGGAAATGATAGAAAAAAATATTCGTGATTGTTATGTGATTTCTCCTATAAATGGATTCATTGTAAAAAAGTTTGTAGAAGTTGGAGAAAATGTTTCAATGATGTCTTCTCTTGTAAAGATATCTGATTTGTCCGAAGTAAAATTATCAATTTATGTTTCTGAAACAGATCTTGGAAAAGTTAAACTTGGTCAAAAAGCGGAAATTAGAGTCGATTCTTTTGATAAAGTTTTTAATGGAACTGTGATCTACATTTCACCAGAAGCAGAATTCACTCCAAAAAACATTCAAACAAAAGAGGAGCGTACAAAATTAGTTTTCGAAGTAAAAATAAAAATTCAAAATCCAGATTTTGAACTCAAAGCAGGAATGCCCGCAGATGCAAAAATTTACTTTTAA
- a CDS encoding ABC transporter ATP-binding protein — protein sequence MSIIQVTNLHKSYETLKAVNGISFSIEKGEMFGLVGPDGAGKTTTIRILCGLIKQDEGVVLLMGKDILKEKKEIQNNIGYLSQKFSLYGDLTVDENIEFFAEIHDVKDYNQRRDELLEFTRLKPFRKRLADQLSGGMKQKLALACSLIHKPQILFLDEPTTGVDPVSRRDFWKILSQLLKEGITILMTTPYLDEAERCNRIALMNKGNIIALDSPIKLKEKINKQVIEIVCNPIRNAYKLLKEKFSLEVQLFGDRINIISDKSFDYEKIIDFLTQNGIEIIDKRITTPSLENIFMHLIK from the coding sequence ATGAGCATTATTCAGGTAACCAATTTACACAAATCATATGAAACACTTAAAGCTGTAAACGGCATCTCTTTTTCAATTGAAAAAGGAGAAATGTTTGGTCTTGTTGGACCTGATGGAGCAGGTAAAACAACTACAATTAGAATTTTATGTGGATTAATTAAGCAAGATGAAGGTGTTGTTTTATTAATGGGAAAAGATATACTTAAAGAAAAAAAAGAAATTCAAAATAATATTGGTTACTTATCACAAAAATTCAGTCTTTATGGAGATCTAACAGTAGATGAGAATATTGAATTTTTTGCAGAAATACACGATGTAAAAGATTATAATCAAAGAAGAGATGAACTTTTAGAATTCACAAGATTAAAGCCATTTCGAAAACGACTTGCAGATCAATTATCTGGTGGAATGAAACAAAAACTCGCACTGGCTTGCAGTCTTATACATAAACCCCAAATTTTATTTCTTGATGAACCAACAACAGGAGTCGATCCAGTTTCAAGACGTGATTTCTGGAAAATCTTGTCTCAACTTCTTAAAGAAGGAATAACAATTCTTATGACAACTCCATATTTAGACGAAGCTGAAAGATGTAACAGAATTGCGTTGATGAATAAAGGAAACATCATTGCACTTGATTCTCCAATCAAATTAAAAGAAAAAATTAATAAACAAGTAATTGAGATTGTTTGTAATCCGATAAGAAATGCATATAAACTCTTAAAAGAAAAATTCAGTCTGGAAGTTCAACTTTTTGGGGATAGAATAAATATTATATCAGATAAATCTTTTGATTACGAAAAAATTATTGATTTTCTAACTCAAAATGGAATTGAAATTATAGATAAAAGAATAACAACTCCATCACTCGAAAATATTTTTATGCATTTAATAAAATAG